GCACCCAGCAGTAGGGGACCCACGGAGGTTGGGGACACAGGGGTGGGCCAGGTCCGATccgggtgtgtgtggggtgggggagggaggggcgggTCCGGCCCAAGGGGGGCGGGACGCACCTGGGCTCCGCCCCGGGGCGGGGCCGACGCAGCGTCGCCAGCGCGAGCGGCCGCACCTGGTTCAGCAGcagctgcggcggcggcggcggcggcggcggcggcggcggcggggacaCGAGCACAACGCGGcgcagcccagcccagcccgaGCGCGGACCCGGCGCCCGCAGCCCCGGCGCCGCCATGGTGGAGGCGGCGCCCGCGGGGCCCGGGCCGCTGCGGAGGACCTTCCTGGTGCCGGAGATCAAGTCGCTGGACCAGTACGATTTCTCGCGGGCCAAGGCGGCGGCGAGCCTGGCGTGGGTGCTGCGGGCAGCGTTCGGGGGCGCAGGTACCGGGACTGGGGGGGGCGGCGGGCCGGGCGCGGCAGGTGCGGGGGGCGGGGCGCCGGGCTGGAGAGGCCGGGGCCGTGGGAACAATAGCGCCGGCCGCAGGGGTGTCCCCTGGTCCGGGCCCCGCTGCGCCGGGCCTCCGAGCTTCCTGCTCGGCTTGGGCCATGGACTTTGCCCGCCCGGCTGCCCGGAGCGCAGTGGGGGTAGGGCCGGCGGCCGGGCTCCGCACTGGGACCCGTGCATCTGGGCCCCCAGGTGAGCGGGGTGGGGTCTGCGAGCCGGGTGGGTTCTCCCGGTGCGGGCCTCAGCTTCTCGTCTCTCACACCCCGGGACCCCCTCTGCTCGCCCTTTACACAGTCACGTCCATGCGCCTGCGAGGACCCCCACCCCACTATCCCCGGCCTCACCTTTCGCGCGGGGCCTTAAGCGCTCAGCACAGCACGCCCCCCGGCTGGCACCCACACCCCGCGTCGGCCCTGCCTGCTCTGCGGGCGGCGGCGGGGGACCTCTGCGAATCCCCCTTTCGCCTCTATGGCCTCTGCCAGTGACTGGCAGCTGTGACTTATTGCCCCATTTTTCCGAGGCGGCAGGCGAGCCCTGTGGAAGGGAAATAAATGGCTTGTCTAGGATCACCCCAGAGTGGGGGCCCCAGCTGCAGGGCCTTCTTCCATAAGGACTGGTCCTCCACTCCCTTCTCCAGGCCCATATGTCTGAAGAACTCGCGCCATCCCCACCGAGGTGGGGAGGATGCGGATGATGGGGCCTCTGGCAGGTTCATTCTTGGCTTTCCCCACCCCAGTGCAAAGCTGGAAGGCGAGACTTGGCCTTGGGGAAAACACGGGTTAATTAAGGTCCCGGCCTTCCGGGGTGCCTTGCTCTCCCACTGGACCTGGCTGCTGATCTTGGCACCAGCTGAGCACAGCCCATCCCCCCTTTTAGTGGCCTTCCCAGACCAACCTGTTCTGGGTGTGGGTCTCAGTGACAGCTGCCCGTCGACCGCTTCCGCCTGAGCCTGTCTCTTCCACTTTCTCCCAGTCTCTTTCTGAATCCTTCTGTGCTTGGCTTACTCAGAGAACAGCCCACCCAACAGGGATTTGTTTGAGGACGAGAAGGATTGGGGGTTGAGACTCAGGACTGCCTCAGCTCCATACATCCAAGGTTATGAGGCCATAAAGAGCCTAACTTTGCAAGTGAAAATCAAGTGTGAATCCCAGCTCCTTAAATATGGAAGAATTATTCCAAGTTGTCCAAGCTTCTGTTTCCCTTTCTATAAAAGAAGGCTTTTGGTTGCCTATTTATCCATGTCTGGAAATATTTGCAGGGTGCTCACACATGTCAGGGTGCCATGCAGATTGACAGCCCAGTACCTGTGGGCAAGGTTGCCAGGAGGTGTCAAAGAGGCACTGGCTATAGAATTCATCCCGTTGTGTCTGGCTCATGTGACATGCTAAATGAGTGCTCACTCTTGCTTCTGAAGTGATGAGAGGTGATGTTTTTAATACTGTTAATATCACTCATTGTTCCTGGGTAGGCGGACAGAGCAGAAATTACTACCTCATTTCATAGAACGGAAAGCAAAGCCCCCCCGGGGGGGGGTTAATAAAATCCTGACTTACCCAGTTCTGTTTTTATTGAGCTGGCTATCTGTACTGAGTAACACTGTCCAGTGGCTGCTCCTACCCTAAGGGTCAAGTTCAATCTGTTTCTCACCTGCCTCCCCTAAACAGAGGGGGTCTGAAGGAAATGGGGGACAGAGCTCTGCCCCCATGAACTCCAGGACTCTACCAGGGCTTACCAGGTGCCTCTCAGGTACCAGGCCAGTGCTAAGCACAAGGATGTGGAGGACAGGGGATGGATGGGAGTGGGGGGGGCATGAAACAAGACCATCCAAACTTTGGAGTGAAAAGGTCTGTGGTGTGGAGCAAACAGCAGGTCTGGAGGAGGAAATCCCTGAAATCTCTCAGGGTGGGAAAAGGGAAGGCTCCTAAAAGAAAGAAGGGTTTGAGTCTTGAAGGATTGGTAGGAGTTTGCCAGGGGGAGGAGTCTGCAAAGGAATGGGATGGGGATCAACAGGGAGTTCTCATATAAGAACATGCAGGTCTCAGGAGGCTGGAGATGAGGGAGCTGTGAGACTCTAGGGGAAGGGCCTCTCAGGCTGTGGGCAGGGAGGGCAGAAGGGAGCCACAGAAGGTGTTAGGGGACTGACAAGGTGAAACATGCAGTTGTCCAGTAGGGATTGTGACAGGGAAGGGGCAGTAGCCCCAAGGCACAGGGGTGTGGAATGCAGGCAGGTGAGCTCAGAGCACAAACTCAGAGATAAGATAAGAATACTTTACAAGTTTGGGAAATACCACATGctggccattctttttttttttttggcagaactcagGGTGCtagctaggcagctgctctatcacttgagccacaactccccCCCACCGTTTTTCACATTccttatttttgggataggatcttgctttttgctttggaccgtgatcctcctatttatgcttcctgcatagctgagatgacaggtgcaccatcgtacccagctattggtggagatggggtcttgcaaattttttgcctgggctgcccttgaccacgatcctcctgatctcttcctcattgagtagctaggatttcaggagtGAGCCAATGCTCCCAGCTCAACAGGCTGTTCTTTATGCCTTCAGAACTTCAGTGAGATATGCGAGGGAAACTGGATTTGTGTGAGCTCTGCCATTTACTGGCTGTGTTATCTTGGCAAGTTAACTCAGATCTCTGGGTcttggttttcttatctgtacAGTGGCATAAGAATACATATTTTAGGATTAAACAAATGAATGCACAGAAACTTATGGACTATACAAATGCTAGCTATGCTATAAAAGTGTCTGTAGAGTGGATAGCCACTAACCCAACATGGctgttgagcacttgaaatgtggccagTTTGAATTCAGATGTACAGCTGGGCATTGTGGTCCATGCTTGAAATCCtaggaagaccatgagttcaaggctatgCTGGGCTGACTatagagaccctgcctcaaaaaacaaaaaacaaaaaaaaaaagaagaagaatgaatcaAGATGTACAGTAAATGTAAAATCAGActccagagccaggcatggtagtgcatgcctgtaatcctaatactCAAGAAACTGAGTTTCAAGTttgaggattgcaagtttgaggccagcctgggctacataatgagatgttatctcaaaacaaataaatgaaaaatagacaccataccaaaaagacaaaaagagtgAAATATCTCATTAAAATCTGTACATTTTTTACACATTGAAATGATAACGTTTTTGGATACATCTTGGGCTGAATAAACTGTATTACTAAATTAATGGTCCTTGGGTCTGCTTTTTTAATGTGACTactagaaaactttttttttttttttttttttggaggtactgaggtttgaacctcaCACtgacagccctttttggtgattttttttttttttccttttggtggaactggggtttgaactcatggcctacacctcaagctgctccgccagtcctttttttatgaTGAAGTTTTTTGAgcttgggtcttgtgaactatttgcccaggctggctttgaactgtgatcctccagatttctgccttttgagtagctaggattacaggcgtgagccactggcaccctgctgcTACTAGAATATGTGGCTTGTATTTCAGTCAGATGGTATTGCCCTGCAATAAATGCTCAACAAACAGTCTGGGGCTGAGGTTCTTAGGTGGTGACAGCGTTGTCTCTTGGGAGATatgtggcaatgtctggagacatttttggttgtctaCTTAGGGTAGGTACTGGGATCTCATAAGTGGAGACCAGGGGGTTGTGCTGAAAACCCTTTGGTACACAAGATGGCATCTTCTCAAAGCTAATTGTGCAAAGGTGGAGGAGCACTGGTAATAGGGTGAGTGCTTGATAAAACCAGCCATTTgtattctagcttttttttttgcccccttTTGATCTTGAAGTCCTGAAGGAAAGAAAGTTATTACATTTTGCTGATGGGAGCAGAAAGTGCCTGAGCCTTCAGTGGGCTGGAAAGATGAGGAAGGTTTGGATTTGGGAGATGTCAGGAGGTTGGAACTAGAGGACTAATTGGATGTGGGATGGAGGgtaaaaaagggatggtgggTCAGGTacggtggtttacacctgtaatcccagctactcaggaggcagtgcaGTAATAGGgcgaggaggatctcagtttgaggccagccctggcaaaaaaggtGAGgtgctatctcaaaaacaagctgggtgtggtggtgtacatctgtaatcccagctacttgggaggtagaggtaggaggaacaGGGTCTGAGGCCAGCATGGGTAAAGTTAGTGTAAGATTCCacccaaaatgaaactaaaatcaaaaggattggcggcatggcccaagtggaagagcacttgcatagccagtgcaaggccctgagttcaaactccagtaccagagagagagagagagagagagaatgatgatTTCTCACTGTGATGGATAGGGAGAAGCAGGAGGTTTGGAAAAAGATAATCTTGGGTTGTGGGAGATGGCTAAGGGGCAGTGGGGCACCCTGCCTGGGCTGCAGCAGGTGGCAGTCCTCAGATGGCCATGGAGGCCATCAtgaggtggggtggggcagggcatGTCTTTTTACAAGGAGATGCCAGAGGGAAGGTTTCCGGAAGGAGGTGCTGGGCAGAGAGCCCGGGCAGTTATGGGCCCTGGATGTGCCTTGGCTGGCTGCTGCTGGCCTTGGGGAGTCTTGAGAACATGGGGATAGAAGCCAGGTCAGTGAGGTTGAggctgggggcagggagcagaAGGAAGTGAGCCTGGAAATCCCTTGTCTTTCAAGGAGCTGAGCTTAGCATGGCAGGGAGGAGGCACTGCTCTCCATAGGGGTGGAGCTGTTAAGTGGGAAGGTCAAGTGTGGTTTTAGGGGGTGGGCAAGGAGCAATGGCAGGAAAGATTGCCGTCAAGGATGCCTGAGTTCTCTGTCAAGGAGTTTCTTAGGAGCCTAATTTTGAAGAGGGAACCCCGAGGAAGATTTGGTCTGAAGCAACATGTATGCTTTGGAGCCCGGGAGCTCTTTCCCCACTTCTTTCAGACACATGTAGAACCCCACTACACAAAACAGCAGGGCTGATTGGAACAACAGCCAGGCAggttccctcccctctcccccgccCACTGACCTCCCTGACCTCCTCAAATCTTTTAGGTTTTTTCCTCTCTACCATTGAGTACTACTCAGACCTCCTCCTTCCAAGTAGGGCTCTCCTGGCTGCCTCACTGTTCCCCTGAAGTCCCAACCCCTCATATCCTCTGCCTTGAGGTGCCCCCAAGGTCTCTCACACTCAGCTGCTGCCCCTCATAGAGCCCTGGGCCCTGCCTCTCCCTCGcccttttttccattttagttaCTAGGTTCAGACCACTCAATTCTCCCAGCATCTGGCGTCTCCTGTGTCCCCCATCCTGTGTCCTGCCAGTCAGCCCCACACGCCTCACAGTTCACCCCACTCCAGCCCCCGAGCTGAGAGAGGGTGTAAAGTTTAAGGCCTGGGTTTGAGTCGCAGTCCTGAAGAGCTGTGTGGTCTTTTCCGTAACCATGCGCTCTCCGTGAAGTGGAGTTACCAACGGTGTCCTCGCTGCTTCCTAGGGCGGATGAAGGCATCCACCACCTTCGTGTCTTTCCTTGGAGTCTGTAACATTCTGCTTAGTCAGTCTGAGGTGCTTCCTCTCTGGGTATAAGAGCCCACCACCATCGCCCACCTCCTGCTCTTTGCACCTGCAGGCGTCTGTCTGGGACACCGTAACCCTCCTGGCAAACCAAACACCTCAGCCCATTTTTCCTAGTCTCCCTTAACAGTGCCAACCTCCTCGTCTAAGTTCCCTTCCTTGAGGCCATGTTgttatgcgtgtgtgtgtgtgtgtatgtgacccACCGTGTGTCCCGTCCCCCCTCCCCACAGAGCACGTGCCCTCGGAGCTGTGGGAACCTTTCTATACAGACCAGTACGCGCAGGAGCACGTGAAGCCCCCGGTGACGCGGCTGCTGCTCTCCGCTGAGCTCTACTGCCGGGCCTGGCGCCAGGCATTGCCTCAGCTGGAGGCACCTCCCAGCCCCTCTGCTTTGCTGGCCCTGCTGGCGCGGAGAGCCTCAGTGCCCTCCCTTCCTGAGCGCCCAGTGCGCGAGGCTGACCTGAGACACCAGCCCATTCTCATGGTAGGCCCCGTCCTTGCCCACTAGGCATTTCCCACCAGGCTTAGCTTCTTCCCTGGGCTACTCTGGTCCTAAGGGCTGTCTTCCGCTAATGTTCCTCCCATGAGCCAGGACCATCCCTCAAATTCCATCAATGAGGCTCAGCCCCTCCCTTCAAGCCCCACCCACCAGATATAGCCCCTCCCACAAGCCTAGCGCCTTCTGGCTCCTTCAAGCTCTTCCTGCTAGGCTTGGCATCTTCCCTCAAGTTCCTTCCGTCAAGCCCAGCGCCTCCCCTCAAGCTCCTCCTACCTAGCCTGGCTCCACCCCAAGAAAGACACATCTCTGGCTCTGGAGGATTTCTCTGCTTGGCCCACTCTTCCAATAACTAGTGTCTGACTTCAAAGGCAAAGCCATCATGTGTGACTTTTCCAAGATCCTAGCCTTGTTTCTGCCTTCAAGGCCCGATCTACTAATCCCTGGTCCTAACCCTCAAGCCCCGCCCACTTCAAGCCCCTCCACCTCCAGGTTCTCCCTCTTCATTGGCCCTCGGTGGCAGAGCGGGAGTCCCCACCCTGCTGTCTGGTCTCACCCTCTCACCCTCCAGCCTTTGCCCCTATAGGGAGCCCACCTAGCCGTCATTGACGCCCTCATGGTTGCCTTCGCCTTCGAGTGGACAAAGACGCTGCCTGGCCCCTTGGCCCTGACCAGCCTGGAGCACAAGCTCCTTTTCTGGGTGGACTCGGTAAGTGGGGTTGGTCCGGGATGAGTGGGGATCAGGTTGTCCAGTAATCAGAGCACTGACTTCTCCCTGGTCACCAGACCGTCCGACGGCTGCAGGAGAAGACAGAGCAAGAAGCGGCTCAGCGTGCGTCCCCCGCAGCCCCTACAGATGGGACGGCCCCAGCGCAACCCTCGGTGAGGCTAGGACCATGGACCAGTGCAAGGATGATCTAATCATGTGATGGGGGGCTCGACGGGCAGGGCTGGGCTGTGCCTCATGGCTGTTCCTGAGGCGGGGTGGGGCTGgaggtgactctctctttctctctttctttctctctctttttttctctctatgcCACCTCCCCTGCACCGGCCTCTGCTCttcccctctctgcctctctggcATTAGTGCCCCACACGCTGGTACTGGAAGCTGGTTCCTGTAAGTGGGGCTGTCTGTCTGCCCCGTCTGCCTGCCTTGCTTGctgctgtctgtctgtgtgtgtccgATTCTGCCTGCCAATCTGCACCCTCTCCTGTCTCCCTGATCTGTGAGCAAAGAAGGTGGGACCCCAGTCCTGGGAATGGGAAGAACCCCTCTTGAGCCAAGAGAAAGGGGGAATGTGAGCCATTAAATTACAGGGTTGATGAGCTGCTCATTAACCAAGAGGGaaactcctgcccctcccccccaaaaaaagggtaGGATCCTCAGCCCACATAGATCCTTACTCCAGTGGGCAGGGCACATGGAGATCTCCCTAGCCAAGAGGAAGACCCTCAAATCTAGAAGAAAGCAGAATCTTCCTGAGACCCTCAGTTTTctaagggagggaaaaaaatcctagCTCTGGGTAGAGGCCCATTCTTGAAGCTAAAAGtatgactttctttctttccctgattagctgtgtgatcttgcaCAAGTGTCAAAACCTCCGTGTGCTTGATAGAGTTCATTCCTGGAGGAGATAAACCAGGGGAAGGTGTGGGTGGGGTTGGGCTGGATGGGGTCCCTGTCTTTGCTCACTTCTTCTCCCCACCCTGGGTCTGGGTTGGGGGGGTTCCTCTCCTGCCTACCTGCTTCCTTCACATCCTCTCCCCAAGCTGGGATCTCTCATGGGAGGATGGTTCCCTGCATGGAAGGCTGCTCTGTGGGGTCCCTCAGGGCTGGGAGGAGCTGGGGTCCCCAAAGCCGGCCAGAGCACAGTCAGGGAGCTGGATGGCCAGGGCTCACGCCAGGGGTCAGGACTCCTCCTTCCCCCAGAGGTGGGGTTGGGTGCCCAGCAGGTCAGCAGCCTTCCCGCCCTGCTGACAGCTGCTCCTCTCCCCCCCAGCACGCAATTGCCTTCTGTTTGAAGGAGTCGGGGAGCAAACCCCCCATGGTAATGTATCCCCCACCCCGGGGTCCCAGGAGTCCTTGTCCCCAGCCCCTGCTGCTGGTCTGGCTGCTCGCAGACAACTCCTCTGCCTCTTGTTGCTGTCCCTCCCCTGCTCCAGgctgccctccccccacccccattctggCTCTGGGACCCCCAGCTTCCCATCCCCCCTCATGGCGGAAACCCCAGGCCTCCCCACTCAGCCTGCATGACTGCTGACCTAGAGGGCCAGCCTGACTGCTGACCTTACCCAGTCCCTGTCTGCAGATCCGATACCGCAAAGACCGGGCTGTGGCACGACGTGCTCCCTGCTTCCCAAACGTGACGACCCTCCAGGACCTGGCGAATGGGGCGGCGCTAGCTGCTACTATCCACTGCTATTGTCCCCAGTTGTTACGACTTGAGGGTGAGTGAATGGGCCAGCCCCCATCCTGGAAAGCCAGGCAGCCATCCTAAGTCGCAGCCTAGAGACCCAGATGACTCAGTGGTTATGAATGCAGCTTCTATTATCAGCAGACCTGGGATTGCCTCTTTCTCGTCCCCTAATTAGCTGTGTAATGTTGTACAAGTGTCTGAACTTCTCTGTGCTGCTTATAATTCATTCTTGCAACAGGACTGTGTGCCAGACCCTACATTTGGTGCCAGTGATCCATAGAGAACAAATAGTGTCACTTTCCTGACACTGTTTCCTTTGCCCTCCCTCCCCAGATAGTTCTACATTCTCTTTAGGGAATAAATTCATCTGGAAGTTTCTTTTGGATTAACTGCCACAAAGGGGAACGGTGGTCTGGAAAAGGCTTTTGCATTGAGTTCCGGGGAGAGATGGTCAGAAAGAGGTTTTTGAGTTGAGTTTCAGGGTAGAGGAGAAGGGATGAATGTTCCGGATAGATGCAAAAGCCTGAGACACGATTTATTGTGTGCACCAGGCACAAGGCCTGGGCAGTAGTCTTCCATGTATCTTGGTTGCTGGGCTTCTCTGGGGCCCCATCCTCCTTCCAGTAAGAGCTGGGAACCCACGCATCCTGATCCTACAGAGGTATGCCTCAAGGACCCCATGTCGGTGGCAGACAGCCTGTAcaatctccagctggtgcaggaTTTCTGTGCCTCCCGCCTTCCTCGTGGCTGCCCGCTGTCCCTCGAGGACTTACTTTATGTCCCACCACCCCTCAAGGTAAAGCCATCTCGGGGAGCTTTGGGGGCTCAGGCAGGTTTCCATGGCTGTGTGACCGGTCAGCTGACTATCCTTCCTGCCTCCAGGTCAACTTGGTGGTGCTGCTAGCTGAAATGTTCATGTGCTTTGAGGTGCTGAAGCCTGACTTTGTGCAGGCCAAGGACTTGCCTGACGGCCATGGTGAGCTCCAGGGTCCAGGGCTTGGGGtctggatgggggtggggaggccttGCCCTGTCTGACCCTCTTCTCTGTGTGGCAGCCACTTCCCCGCAGGCCACGGAGGCCTCCCCATCTCTGAATAACAGTGGCAGCAGGTATGGGCTTTTCTTCCCACCTAGATGCTGGGATGGGGCTGGGATGGGGCGTGCGGGGGAGACAAAAGAGGAGCGAGTGTCCCCAGGTTGAAATAGATCTCTTGGCAGCTCTCCTGTGTTCAACTTCCGCCACCCACTTCTGTCACCTGGTGGCCCCCAGTCTCCACTCCGAGGATCCACAGGTGAGAACCCTACTCAGAGACCATCCCAGCTGACCCCTTTGTAGCCCTCCATTGGGTCCTTCTGGTGTCCCCCCACCCCAAGACGACCTCTGGGATGATTTTTCTGGTGACACCTTGGGATCCCTTAGTGCTACTGAATGGCCTCAGCTTCCCGTTTCTGGAAACTTGTGGTGTGAGCAGATACATATTGACCTATCAGTGACTCACCCTGTGACCTTTCAGAGGTTGCTTCCAGACACCATTCTACCCCACCCCAGGGTCCCCAGTGACCCCCCAGTGACCATTCTCTGCCCCTTCACCAGGCTCCCTGAAGTCCTCTCCGTCCATGTCCCACATGGAGGCCCTTGGCAAGGCCTGGAACCGTCAGCTCAGGTAAGTGCATCTCATGGGCCCCTGGTGAGCAGTGGGGCATGCTTGGGTAGGGTAGGTCAGAAGTCTGTCCCAGGGGCTGACCCCTCCCTCTGGCCGCCCAGCCGTCCCCTCTCCCAGGCTGTGTCGTTCAGCACTCCCTTTGGCCTGGACAGCGACGTGGATGTCGTCATGGGAGATCCTGTCCTACTCCGCTCTGTCAGCTCGGACAGTCTGGGCCCCCCACGTCCTGTGCCAGCCCGGACCCCTGCCCAGCAAACCCCAGAGCCTGGTGACCTGCCCACTATCGAGGAGGCCTTGCAGATCATCCACAGTGCCGAGCCTCGGCTGCTCCCGGATGGGGCTGCCGATGGCAGCTTCTACCTCCACTCCCCCGAGGCACCCTCCAAACCACAACTGTCCTCTTCCTTCCCGTCTGATGGGCCCACCAAAGCACCTGTCTATATATCCCACCCTGAGTCCCCCTCGAAACCATCTCCCTGCTCAGCAGGGGAGATACTGAAACCACCAGCCCCATCTGAGGGGTCCCCAAAGGTGGTAGCTTCATCCCCGGCAGCCACAAACTCCGAAGTGAAGATGACCAATTTTGCTGAACGTAAGAAGCAGCTGGTGaaggctgaggctgaggctggagtggCACCCCCCACATCCACTCCAGCAGCctctgaggccctgagctcagagATGAGTGAGCTGGGAGCCCGGCTGGAAGAGAAACGCCGGGCCATCGAGGCCCAAAAGCGACGCATTGAGGCCATCTTTGCCAAGCACCGCCAACGATTGGGCAAGAGTGCCTTCCTGCAGGTGCAGCCACGGGAGGCTGCAGGGGAGGCCGAGGCAGAGGCTGAGCCAGGCTCAGTCCCTGGTGGGGAACGGCCAGCTGGTGAAGGCCAGGGTGAACCATCTCCACGGCCTAAGTCAGTGACCTTCTCTCCAGAGCTGGGCCCAGTGCCCCCCGAAGGCCTAGGGGACTACAACCGAGCGGTCAGCAAGCTGAGCGCTGCCTTGAGCTCGCTGCAAAAGGACATGCAGAGGCTCACGGACCAGCAACAGCGGCTTCTGGCCCCACCAGAGGCTCCCGGACCTGCCCCACCACCTGCAGCATGGGTCATCCCTGCCCCGACAACTGGGCCCAAAGCTGCATCCCCTAGCCCTGCCCGGCGTGCCCCAGCCGCCCGGCGCAGCCCAGGGCCTGGCCCCAGCCCGACATCTCGCAGCCCAAAACATGCACGGCCAGCAGAGCTGCGGCTGACACCCCTAACGAGGGTGCTCACACCACCCCACGATGTAGACAGCCTCCCCCATCTGCGCAAGTTCTCGCCGAGCCAGGTGCCTGTACAGACACGATCCTCAATCCTCCTGGCGGAGGGGACACCTCCTGAGGAGCCTGTGGCCCGGCCTGGCCTTATTGAGATCCCCCTGGGCAGCCTGGGAGAGCCTTCCGCTGACAATGAGGGAGATGGGAGCCCCCCTGGGGCTGAAGATTCCCTAGAGGAAGAGGCGTCTTCTGAGGGAGAGCCCCGGGCTGGGCTTGGATTCTTCTATAAGGTGAGTCACCTGAGCAGGTGGGGACAAGAGACAGTGAGCAGATGGGTAGATGGCCAGGAAGCGGAATGTCCTGGGATTGGTGAGGGAATGAAAggtaggtggatgggtggatgtatGGATAGGTCAGTTGGGTGGTtggatgggtggctgggtggatggataggttgggtgggtggatggataggttGGTTGGTTGGGTGGAAAGGTGGCTAGGTGGATGATAGATTGgacagatggatgaatgggtggatgtgtggatgTATTGATGAGTTGATTGGGTAAGTGGATAAGTGgctagatggatggataggtTGGGTGGATGGATTGATACACAGGTGGATAGGTTGAGTGCATGGATAGGTGCATAGGGTGAGTGACTGGATGGATCGATGGATGagcagatggatggatagatgggtgggcggatggatggatgaatgtgaGCAGATGGGTGGGTGTATAGATACATGGATGGATTGTCtggttgggtggatggatgaatggataggctttgtgggtggatggatggatgatggattgGTGGATAGATGGGAAGGTAGATGGTAGACAGATAAATAGGTGGTTGGTGggcagatggatgggtgggtgggtgataGACAGATGGACAAGAGTGGGTGGCTGAACAAACAGGTCTAGGATCTTCTATGGCATTTCTTCCAGCATGGTCCTGCCAGTTCCCCTTCTTGACCCTGTCCCATGTTTGGTCATTCTCCTTCATAGTGATTTCAGCTTTGATCACCCTGGCATCTTTCTTGGACATGTGCAGTCATCTTCTGATTTCTACTGCCTCCCCCAGTCCCTGGTTATTTTCACTGAGCAGTTAGGGATTTTGGCTATTCCCCCTTGATCTTGGGATAAAAGCCCTCCTGTAGCTTTGGGCTGTGCTCACCTCTGACTTCATCCTTAACTCTCCTCCTCAGCTCTGCATTCCAGTCACATTGGCCTCACAGCTCTGGTTTGTTCTAGCCTCAGGGTCTTCATACTTGCTATTCCCTCTGGCTGGAAGACTCTCCTCATCTCTACCCAGTTAGAAACTTTGGTCATTCTCCATGGGTGCTTCTTCCAGGAAGCCTCACTTGGCACCCCCAGGGTAGGATAGACTGCAGTATAGTTGGCAGTGCCCCAAGCACATGTCTCCCAGTGTTC
The sequence above is drawn from the Castor canadensis chromosome 14, mCasCan1.hap1v2, whole genome shotgun sequence genome and encodes:
- the Camsap3 gene encoding calmodulin-regulated spectrin-associated protein 3 isoform X6 gives rise to the protein MVEAAPAGPGPLRRTFLVPEIKSLDQYDFSRAKAAASLAWVLRAAFGGAEHVPSELWEPFYTDQYAQEHVKPPVTRLLLSAELYCRAWRQALPQLEAPPSPSALLALLARRASVPSLPERPVREADLRHQPILMGAHLAVIDALMVAFAFEWTKTLPGPLALTSLEHKLLFWVDSTVRRLQEKTEQEAAQRASPAAPTDGTAPAQPSCPTRWYWKLVPHAIAFCLKESGSKPPMIRYRKDRAVARRAPCFPNVTTLQDLANGAALAATIHCYCPQLLRLEEVCLKDPMSVADSLYNLQLVQDFCASRLPRGCPLSLEDLLYVPPPLKVNLVVLLAEMFMCFEVLKPDFVQAKDLPDGHATSPQATEASPSLNNSGSSSPVFNFRHPLLSPGGPQSPLRGSTGSLKSSPSMSHMEALGKAWNRQLSRPLSQAVSFSTPFGLDSDVDVVMGDPVLLRSVSSDSLGPPRPVPARTPAQQTPEPGDLPTIEEALQIIHSAEPRLLPDGAADGSFYLHSPEAPSKPQLSSSFPSDGPTKAPVYISHPESPSKPSPCSAGEILKPPAPSEGSPKVVASSPAATNSEVKMTNFAERKKQLVKAEAEAGVAPPTSTPAASEALSSEMSELGARLEEKRRAIEAQKRRIEAIFAKHRQRLGKSAFLQVQPREAAGEAEAEAEPGSVPGGERPAGEGQGEPSPRPKSVTFSPELGPVPPEGLGDYNRAVSKLSAALSSLQKDMQRLTDQQQRLLAPPEAPGPAPPPAAWVIPAPTTGPKAASPSPARRAPAARRSPGPGPSPTSRSPKHARPAELRLTPLTRVLTPPHDVDSLPHLRKFSPSQVPVQTRSSILLAEGTPPEEPVARPGLIEIPLGSLGEPSADNEGDGSPPGAEDSLEEEASSEGEPRAGLGFFYKDEDKPEDEMAQKRASLLERQQRRVEEARQRKQWQEAEKEQRREEAVRLAQEEALGPVPTVPTATQAPAARATAEEEVGTRRGDFTRLEYERRAQLKLMDDLDKALGSARSTPSPHCPCPLWPMRPPITLV
- the Camsap3 gene encoding calmodulin-regulated spectrin-associated protein 3 isoform X1 encodes the protein MVEAAPAGPGPLRRTFLVPEIKSLDQYDFSRAKAAASLAWVLRAAFGGAEHVPSELWEPFYTDQYAQEHVKPPVTRLLLSAELYCRAWRQALPQLEAPPSPSALLALLARRASVPSLPERPVREADLRHQPILMGAHLAVIDALMVAFAFEWTKTLPGPLALTSLEHKLLFWVDSTVRRLQEKTEQEAAQRASPAAPTDGTAPAQPSCPTRWYWKLVPHAIAFCLKESGSKPPMIRYRKDRAVARRAPCFPNVTTLQDLANGAALAATIHCYCPQLLRLEEVCLKDPMSVADSLYNLQLVQDFCASRLPRGCPLSLEDLLYVPPPLKVNLVVLLAEMFMCFEVLKPDFVQAKDLPDGHATSPQATEASPSLNNSGSSSPVFNFRHPLLSPGGPQSPLRGSTGSLKSSPSMSHMEALGKAWNRQLSRPLSQAVSFSTPFGLDSDVDVVMGDPVLLRSVSSDSLGPPRPVPARTPAQQTPEPGDLPTIEEALQIIHSAEPRLLPDGAADGSFYLHSPEAPSKPQLSSSFPSDGPTKAPVYISHPESPSKPSPCSAGEILKPPAPSEGSPKVVASSPAATNSEVKMTNFAERKKQLVKAEAEAGVAPPTSTPAASEALSSEMSELGARLEEKRRAIEAQKRRIEAIFAKHRQRLGKSAFLQVQPREAAGEAEAEAEPGSVPGGERPAGEGQGEPSPRPKSVTFSPELGPVPPEGLGDYNRAVSKLSAALSSLQKDMQRLTDQQQRLLAPPEAPGPAPPPAAWVIPAPTTGPKAASPSPARRAPAARRSPGPGPSPTSRSPKHARPAELRLTPLTRVLTPPHDVDSLPHLRKFSPSQVPVQTRSSILLAEGTPPEEPVARPGLIEIPLGSLGEPSADNEGDGSPPGAEDSLEEEASSEGEPRAGLGFFYKDEDKPEDEMAQKRASLLERQQRRVEEARQRKQWQEAEKEQRREEAVRLAQEEALGPVPTVPTATQAPAARATAEEEVGTRRGDFTRLEYERRAQLKLMDDLDKVLRPRATGTGGPGRGGRRAPRPRSGCCDDSALARSPARGLLGSRLSKIYSQSTLSLSTVANETPHNLGVKRPTSRAPSPSGLTSPSRLPGSRERDWENGSNASSPASVPEYTGPRLYKEPSAKSNKFIIHNALSHCCLAGKVNEPQKNRILEEIEKSKANHFLILFRDSSCQFRALYTLSGETEELSRLAGYGPRTVTPAMVEGIYKYNSDRKRFTQIPAKTMSMSVDAFTIQGHLWQSKKPTTPKKGGGTPK